The genome window TGCTCCTGCACTCTGTGACATGCGAGTATTACGTTATCGGGGTTGTCGTTAGGTGTTGCATCAAGCGGGGGCATCGAGAttggtttttttattttgaatccACACATGGATTCGTGCGGCTGAATAACGAGACAACGAAAATTCTTACACATCGAGGACTCGTTATTTTATTGTCAAGATTTTTCTTACCGTTGGTTCACGAAGGGCTGCGGAGGCTACTGCCACCTTGAGCACCGCTTCGTTCAAAAACGTCACCATCAAAGGTAGTACGTTAAATTATCCTTACGATATGCGTGTCATTTCAAATTGCACgtcgatgagaaaaaagtcatcGACGTGCacatttttccagttttcaatgtcaatgtgctcaaaatgttcaaaaacatcgaaaaatcatatctagaaaaaatgtccggatagGTGTGCGTGAGTGTATGTTGtgtggcactgcaaaattcaaacgcttataactcgaaaacgatttgagatacagggctaccgttttgccacagatgttaatctatacaagctcttcattctctgattattttgtcagaatttgaaaaaaaaataggaaccctacgacgttttgaaattttcaaaaaaagggtgtcgacgctctaacttccgAAAATATTAAGATTTattgctaatttttttttataaatagattatcataataggacggttggtattgaatttgtgAAATATCGGTTGAACGTTTTAAActttatgatttttggaattttacgaaaatatgagtttttcgaaaaatccgctttataatttttggaaattaatttggaaaagttaaaagtaataaaaaaatttatttaaaaaaaaaattaaaagtaacaaattggtttctcaagcttttagaacagtgcaaatgaaaaagatagcacctcatagagtaagctttgagcatcgtgcatcttgacccttgaggaagcaatttgcaaattttttttaaagagcATTTCGAGCCctttaaggatatttggtacaggtacagtacaatgttgccatgctaaaccatgctaaaaacataaaaaatttcaaaatgatcagaattttataaaatttggtgaacaaattctttagtgccaaatttgacaatacaaattttttaagatttttcttctgtacagttaccgagtaattgatcactaaagttaacgtgtataagcatagcgtttccatatagtATATAGGTATTTAATGCGTAACTAataactcgataactaagcagaagaaaattttgaaaaaaattgtgttttcgcacttgacgttgaagaacattatcaccaaatttgataaatttctaattatttagacttttgtaccataaATCGTTAAACTGCGGGCAAATTTCATTATGTTTTCACCGCACTCTTATTGAGGctccattgaaatttttgtaattaCTCGTAACAAATTATTTCACAATGCGAAACgtgtaaaaatttttaatgaaaattatgttttttttttttttttttttttttcataagtcTCGAGCTAAGGACCGAGCTGTCTAACATAAAAAGTTTTGATGATGTAATAAAGCCGTTAACTAAGACGACACAGCGATGTCCTCGTAATCGAAAAGTTATAACTTTCTCCAAGCGGAGAAAGACAAACTCTGTGCAAGAATAAGGTAGAGAGTGTGTTTGAAACTCGCACGTCAAACTTCTCAATGCTCGTGGTTCGCTTTGATTTACATAGGAGAGAGTCGAGCATACGACACTTTTCGACTTTCAATGTGTTTTccccccgcgcgcgcgcgcgcggctcGCCCGGAGCGTTgtgcaatttttcaaactttggtGCTTATCCAAAATGCGTTGGAGAAATAATGAATGCGGTGGAAAGGGAACTACGCGATTTCGGTATAATACTCGTTATACCAATGTAATTTTTCAACGCGCGGTAACGTATTACTTCGTAATTTCGTTACCTAATCAATTCTCGAAACTCTCACTGATCGGACACAGTCCTGCTCGCTTAACGTCTCCAAATGTCAAAATAAacatcgaattttgtgaatgttAATTCCCGCTCGTATTCGATCAATCCTCCGCGGCGAAATTTCTCtcaaacgacaaaaaaaaacgtttcggaagaaaaaattcgttccactaaaaaatgattcgagtgaaatatcgttttcaaaatttatccgAATACGCCGCAGAATATTTTAATCGACGATGCGATTAAATAAATGTACACAATCTTTTCGTAGCtttcgcgttgaaaaaatatctcttTCGTTCGCTTTGAAAACGtagctgaaattttttttgaaattctctttcATGCAGTTCATCGAatctcaaacgtttttttttcttcatattcgatgaagaagaaattgaatatttaacAAGAATTTCGGAAAGCCGGATGCAGGTTATCCTCCACGTTTTTACTAGTAGGGCGCCAAAGTATAAACACGTGCAGGATTCTTTTGTTGAGGGTATTTGttgtataaaaaaactttgggCACGAGTCTGGAAGTCAGCCAAAAAGAGAGTATCCGTTCCGCAATGCGGCCCGACACTCGTTTGAAATATTCAGTTTAAACTGTCAACTATTGATAAACTTGCGGGCGCATGTTTGTCTCATCGTATCATTAAtcaattccatatttttttcgtccaagTTTAAtgattgtgtgtgtgtgtgtgtgtgtgtgtttgatTGCCGGAAATGGCAATATAAAACGGAGCAACGATGAACTGTCAATCTCGATCTTGTTACATTCAGGTTTTTCCGGACCAGGAAAAATGAGCGGAAACGCCGAGTTCGCGGTGGGGCTCGGAGTTGCGAGTGGGCCGAGTCTCGCAGCAGCTCAACAGGGCCAAGGAGTCGCAGCACTGTTGGTCATGCTAGCAGTTCTGTGCTTCATCTTTGCTTACTGCTGCTGGGGCGCACCTTTTTGTCGATCTCTTTGCCGAAGACACTGTTGTTGTCGTCTAGAAGATCCGGAACCGGATCCACGCTTCGGAAATAGTGATCAAGCGATGGTTGCAACACCAACGATCATTCTGTTGCCCCATGGCAGAATGCTCGTCGTCGATGGTACCATTTTTACACAGTTTCAAGCTGACACCACTGGTTTgtttggttttttatttttctttattattttcgcaGATTAGAAAGTTTCTCATTTAAGGTAGCTCTGTACCTACtgaaactagatggtcaaaaattcctattttttaaaatattaatcACACAATATTACAGAAAGAATACACGACTGGTTTTATTTCTAACTCGTAAGATCcgtttaaggtaactcctgtactgcatgctagtcaaatgagtgctaaattttcaaaacgcttttagaccaagttcaacttaccgattaaacttattgttagtagatatgtattcaagcatattttattaacgtgaaaaaatatttaaaatgatagttttgcaaaactatcaactgatagatgcaaatttccatgatgacacattttcacaggtattttccaaagaatcatctgtattttttaaccgattttattgcaccaagtctcattttgttcctcaactgatcctctacgaattcactaagtagattttcctttaaactcattccttcagaaattatgaatgaaaaagttttttcacttaatgaattagctgcaacagtgaaacgatcaagttaaaaagaacaactacacggtggattcatagagaaccagttgacgaacaaaatgagacttgttgcaataaaatcgatcaaaaaacgcaaataattatttgaaaaataccagtgaaaatgtgtcagcgtggaaatttgcatttatcagctgatggtttttcaaaactagcgtttttaatatttttacatgttaataagatatgctataatacaaatccactaacaatacatttaatcggtacgttaaacttggtctaaaagcgttttgaaaatttagcactcatttgactagcatgcagtacaggagttaccttaacgtcggtaataaaaaatgtaaaccaaGTGCTATCCAGTGACGCGTTGAGTATAGGCATCGCGTACAAAATGACCCCCGTTTTTAAGCACtaatatctcgaaaactagatggtgaatcgatttgaaattttgacagtcgGTCCGTGAAGGCCACATTTAAATTTAcaccatatttaaatttcaacaaaagtacagaactaccttaaacTCGATCCAAGCTCGCTATGCTATTATTGGATCATTGAGACCCGGTGCGAATTCCCCCGCTCGTTACCGGTAGCAGCTAGCAGCAGTCCTTCGACCGGAAATGGAATGCAATGTTTATTCCAGTCGGCCGAAATCAGCCAGGGTAAATAGTTTTCTGGCAGCAAAACTTATAAAGCACATAGCAAAACTTACGAGCGGGCCAAGTCGACCGGATCACGAAGATCCATCCTCGTAACGATTAattgttttgcaaaatttgCAACCCCTAGATTTTCGTCACCGATCGAAAATTCGTTTGTTTGTACATTCAGGTCTCGATCTCGTGGAACTTGGAGAAAGCGTTATTCGGGCTCAGAGAAATCCACGGAGCATAAATCGCCATCAGCTTCAAAGCAGTCAAGGCAGCATTCTGGAAATGGACGCTGAAACCCCTAGCAAAGACAGCCTCGGTTCTATAGGATGCTTCCCGCCGCCAACTTACGAGAGCATATATGGAAAAGATGAAGGCGACATGCCACCTTCGTACTCGGATATTTTACTTCACAGGTTGGTATATACAAATTGTTTAGCCTCATCTCGTTAGCacgaaagatttttctcattgttaccATTGTCATCGAAAGGTTCGTCGTGAAATAATATTAccgcgaattattttttgcCGTATgatgagaaaagaaattcgctaatttaacaaaattcttcattcGGAACAAAGTGTAGCGAAAAAAGTAGGTTTTTATGGTCcaacaaaaatttaatgatACGATTTTCTGGCGGTGGTGAAAATATCTATTTGAATCAACAGTTCGAGTATTTGAATAATCCGAAGTTTCGTTTGCGttgtgaaatttcattatGTTTGGCAAGATTTTTCTGACGTGAATTGAATAATATAATTAATGACTAAGTAGCGAGGAAATCCATACTCTTTTCGGTTTTGAACCCGATCGGGACAATCACAGTGAATgacagaataatttttcatgccAGCTATTTATGATTCTagttttatattttcgagcattatttatttacagATTTGCCAATCTGCCGTACGAGATCGAGCTACACGATCATTGTCACGATGGAAAAGAAGAAATGGAAATGCACAGTTTGGACGGCTGTCCTTACATCTTGTCGAATCCCATCAACACTTTGACTTATCCGTACACAAGCGTAACGAGCTTTTCAAGTCAGAGCTTTCCTCGTAGAAACTTATCTCGGAATCCATCGTTGATAAGCAATCCATTGGATGATTATTACGTCGATAACGAGCTTGGTGTTTATAGGATTGGTCGCATGAATGTCTCGTCGATACAAGACGTGAGTAGCAACGTGGATGCACCTAGAAGCGTTGTATCGACGAATGCCAATTCCGGCAACGTTCCACCGATCGTTCAGCATTTTCCAGAAACCGAGAGCAGGTACGATATTCAGCACGTTCACGATGATCAAACGAGATGTCGTTCAGCTGATAACGAATCTACGAACACGGGAAATCACGAGAGAGGAATTACGCTCGGTGGCAATCAAGTTGTCCAAGATAGTCAGAATTTTAGAATAACCGAAGGTTCGTCCTCGAGAAGACAAAATAACGATACTGAGGCAAGAAGGGATCGATCCTACACCCCGAGAAAcgttcattttcaaaattttcatgatcCGCAACCAGAGTCTTCTCAAAACGCTAATCAACCCATTGACATTATTGATAACACGATCTCAAGGCCGAGACACTCCAGGGATTATAGAGATGACGATCGATCGAGAAACGATGAAACCAGAGCTCGTGTCGAAGacgatgaaaataacgattttgGAGCACTCGCGGATATTCGGGAAAGCAGAGTTTAAACTTAATCGTTAGAGAATTACTTCATagaaaatacagatgattttAAAGTTTGCATTGTaggaaaacaattgaaaaaaaaaaaacaaaatctctTTCATTGTATATTGTTTTGCAAGTTttgtagacatttttttccagagactgaaaaatttgaacaaattacgctaaatttcatgagtttcatgaaaattattgactattttaaagatatttttcattgtctTTCTCGAGGTGCGAATTtttatatcacaaataacgtCACAGACACCATCTCTCATGCCAAGTTTCTGTTTCAGACGTGGGAAACACGTTTTGCACAATCTCATTGATCTATCAAGGTTATGGattctgtattttttgttgaaataaaGTGTCCTTAATATgtatgtgaaaaaaagaataacaaaattatttttagaaaaacaaaattttcgcgATAGTTTTCAACTTTGAGGAAGGTAACGCCACTTTTTTCATGAAGTGTTTTCatccataaatttttttcactaatatATAGTTTCCATATAACATATATGTGCAGATTTTTGTTTAACGAGGATCATTTTATTACGGTatatatcctcaatttttgaaaatcgagtTCAACACAGTTCAAATAAGACTGAAAGATCACAGTAGCAAAATGAAATGGCAGGCTTGTGGCAGGTTTTTGGAAAGACGTTCCTTTTTCtcttgaatttattaatttctattATGAACTCTCGGCAGAAAGAATCGAATGATCTCTGCAATGGTTCTTACCTTGCAGCAATTTTTAAACTCATCTAATCACTGTCCATCTCTTCTGACGACGTAGATTCGTTGTCGTCCTCAGGTGCTTTTTTGTCCCAGTCCTTGAGCTTAGCGCCCATTACAAAATCATCTCGAAGCACGCTCCAAACTTTGTCGTtctaatcaatgaaaaaaaaagaaatctaaTAAATGAGATTTCAATGACGCGAATAAAATTAGACATCTTTCCCCGGTTACtttccaaaatgttttcaacatgaatacttgaaaaaaaaaacaaaaaaaaaatacgttttttgagtcgaacgaaaaaaaagaatagcaATTGCTCGATTTACCAGAGAATAGAGATAAATAGCTAATTACTAGAAAATTTAGATAACAAACTAACTTCATTATTTTCGGTGCTTTCGACCTTGGTATTCTTTGTTGGATCATCGACTGTAATACTTTTGGAGCCTCCCATAAGGACATCCAAAAACGCTCGTTTATCGATGCTCTTGAGTACCTGCTCTCGCTTTCTTTCCAAAGGACCAACTTCATCTAATTTCTTATCAATATCAATTTGTTGCTGTTTTACTACGTTAAACAGCTGTACAACGCCCCTGAAACgaaaaagcaacaaaaatacGATTAATATACTATGATATTGGAGCTCGTATAGTTGGaacttcgaaaatattttcaagggTGAGAATGTTATTCACAGTATATTATAAATGCGCTATGAAACATTGATGATCAGAATTACAACAAATTCAATTGACTAGTTTTTTTCGGTGTTTTCCAACGATGAAAACTTTggaattatcatttttattgatcctCTGTAAATAACaattgataaataataagtGCGAATAAAGTTAGAAAGTGTTGTTACATGGTAGCTATTTTTTGAAGCATCTTTTCCCTTTCCCGATCCTTTATTGATGGCTTCACTCTGATTCCGAGTTGGGTgtcttttcttttcctttttagAGGTGTTGCTTCGCTTTtatcctcttttttttctacttttggTACAATTTCTTTCTTTACCTCACCAGTTTctgtttcaatttcaaacggTACGGTTTCAACAATTTCTTTATGTTTTActtcattcaacttttttgccTTGGAGAGCACTAtagattttttccttttggGTTTTTTAGTCTTTAAGATTTTTTGCATAACATCCGCCCAACCGGCGTTTGCGTTGCCCgttgttttctcattttccgATCCCGAGCCCTCACTTTCTTTTGTACCTATATGATGatcgtcctcgtcctcttcGACATTATCGCTTTGCTTCAACTCCGACATCTCGGACTTATCCTCTTTGGCTTTGCTGTCTGAAAGGATAAATctgaattcagaaaaatggtgattggataagatagaaatttatggCATGTCTCGTGCAGAATTTTGATGCTAGAATAGTCAGCATCAAAATTCCACCCAAGTTTGACAAATGATCGATTCAAATAATTCCATTGATTCAACGGATCAAGATCAAGATAATAATTGATTCATCAATTCGATGAGTAATTCATATGTGCTTGATGCTCCATAGTCATCTGTTAGTGCAATGAATAATCACGTTCCATTACTTTCTAGCTACAGGACACAACTGTGACATTGTGATTACAATTATAAATTATACAAATGTTCATAATTCGATAGCTAACACtgtggtaaaattttattacatCAATTTTCCTCAAGCTTGGACTTCGTCTAACAATTCTGAGTTGTTTTTACCTCCTACATaaccttaaaaaatgtattgacaATACGTTACCTCTGTATTTTTCCAAAGATTTGATTCTTTTCGCAGAACTTTCGTGTACAATCATAATTGTAGTC of Venturia canescens isolate UGA chromosome 6, ASM1945775v1, whole genome shotgun sequence contains these proteins:
- the LOC122412628 gene encoding RRP15-like protein, with the protein product MIVHESSAKRIKSLEKYRDSKAKEDKSEMSELKQSDNVEEDEDDHHIGTKESEGSGSENEKTTGNANAGWADVMQKILKTKKPKRKKSIVLSKAKKLNEVKHKEIVETVPFEIETETGEVKKEIVPKVEKKEDKSEATPLKRKRKDTQLGIRVKPSIKDREREKMLQKIATMGVVQLFNVVKQQQIDIDKKLDEVGPLERKREQVLKSIDKRAFLDVLMGGSKSITVDDPTKNTKVESTENNENDKVWSVLRDDFVMGAKLKDWDKKAPEDDNESTSSEEMDSD
- the LOC122412626 gene encoding uncharacterized protein — its product is MSGNAEFAVGLGVASGPSLAAAQQGQGVAALLVMLAVLCFIFAYCCWGAPFCRSLCRRHCCCRLEDPEPDPRFGNSDQAMVATPTIILLPHGRMLVVDGTIFTQFQADTTGLDLVELGESVIRAQRNPRSINRHQLQSSQGSILEMDAETPSKDSLGSIGCFPPPTYESIYGKDEGDMPPSYSDILLHRFANLPYEIELHDHCHDGKEEMEMHSLDGCPYILSNPINTLTYPYTSVTSFSSQSFPRRNLSRNPSLISNPLDDYYVDNELGVYRIGRMNVSSIQDVSSNVDAPRSVVSTNANSGNVPPIVQHFPETESRYDIQHVHDDQTRCRSADNESTNTGNHERGITLGGNQVVQDSQNFRITEGSSSRRQNNDTEARRDRSYTPRNVHFQNFHDPQPESSQNANQPIDIIDNTISRPRHSRDYRDDDRSRNDETRARVEDDENNDFGALADIRESRV